A genomic segment from Pseudoduganella chitinolytica encodes:
- a CDS encoding cell division ATP-binding protein FtsE has product MIEFQNVSKRYAGDALALRDVTLTIGKGELVFLAGPSGAGKSTLLKMIAAMERPSTGKVTVNGTDIGKLKAAGVPFLRRNLGLIFQQQRLLTDRSVLANVMMPMLVTGLTRAQAEERARAALDKVGLLARANAAPLALSGGEQQRVSIARAIVNRPQIILADEPTANLDRASANKVFDALRAFNQVGVTCLISTHDDLVLESGARVIRLAQGELQAEAT; this is encoded by the coding sequence ATGATCGAATTCCAGAACGTATCGAAGCGGTACGCCGGCGACGCGCTGGCCCTGCGCGACGTCACACTCACCATCGGCAAGGGCGAGCTGGTGTTCCTGGCCGGCCCGTCCGGCGCCGGCAAGTCCACGCTGCTGAAGATGATTGCCGCGATGGAGCGTCCCAGCACCGGCAAGGTCACCGTCAATGGCACCGATATCGGCAAGCTGAAGGCGGCCGGCGTGCCGTTCCTGCGCCGCAACCTGGGCCTGATCTTCCAGCAGCAGCGCCTGCTGACGGACCGTTCCGTGCTGGCCAATGTGATGATGCCGATGCTGGTCACCGGCCTGACCCGGGCGCAAGCGGAAGAACGCGCCCGTGCCGCGCTGGACAAGGTCGGGCTGCTGGCGCGCGCCAATGCCGCGCCGTTGGCCCTGTCCGGCGGCGAGCAGCAGCGCGTGTCGATTGCCCGCGCCATCGTCAACCGGCCCCAGATCATCCTGGCGGACGAGCCTACCGCCAACCTGGACCGCGCCAGTGCCAACAAGGTGTTCGATGCGCTGCGGGCGTTCAACCAGGTCGGCGTCACGTGCCTGATCTCCACCCACGACGACCTGGTACTGGAAAGCGGCGCCCGCGTCATCCGCCTGGCACAAGGCGAACTGCAGGCGGAGGCGACATGA
- the ftsX gene encoding permease-like cell division protein FtsX, with the protein MIGWLRQHGFALGSALVHVRRAPGSFLFNILVVAIALALPFAGVTVLDNVRPMSEQLSVDPELSVFLKQDLPREHAQGMAGSLRAVAKEARIVFVPREAALAELQDKNGLAGVIDTLGDNPLPDSYVVKLNAFQSAAQSAHVDEVAEQLRAIPGVESVQVDSAWVKRLAALLGVLRMGLLLLAGTLGTVVIAVVFNTIRLQVLTQREEILVLRLIGATDTYIQRPFYYTGALLGLCAGGVALGAVALSLQPLNMAIAEFARLYASEFQLAPLEPLAMALLLALSAGLGLVGAALSVRRQLARLS; encoded by the coding sequence ATGATCGGCTGGCTGCGTCAACATGGCTTTGCGCTCGGTTCCGCGCTGGTGCACGTGCGCCGTGCGCCGGGCAGTTTCCTGTTCAATATCCTGGTGGTCGCCATTGCGCTGGCGCTGCCGTTTGCCGGCGTGACCGTGCTGGACAATGTACGGCCGATGTCGGAGCAGTTGTCCGTCGATCCCGAGCTGTCCGTGTTCCTGAAGCAGGACCTGCCGCGCGAGCATGCGCAGGGCATGGCCGGCTCGCTGCGCGCCGTGGCCAAGGAGGCCCGCATCGTGTTCGTGCCGCGCGAGGCCGCGCTGGCCGAGCTGCAGGACAAGAACGGCCTGGCCGGTGTCATCGACACGCTGGGCGACAACCCGCTGCCGGACAGCTACGTCGTCAAGCTGAACGCCTTCCAGAGCGCCGCCCAGAGCGCGCATGTGGACGAGGTGGCCGAACAACTGCGGGCGATTCCCGGCGTGGAGTCGGTACAGGTCGATTCCGCGTGGGTCAAGCGCCTTGCCGCACTGCTGGGTGTGCTGCGCATGGGCCTGTTGTTGCTGGCCGGGACGCTGGGCACGGTCGTCATTGCGGTCGTCTTCAACACGATCCGCCTGCAGGTGCTGACCCAGCGCGAGGAAATTCTCGTGCTGCGCCTGATCGGCGCTACCGATACGTATATCCAGCGCCCCTTCTATTACACGGGCGCGCTGCTGGGCCTGTGTGCAGGCGGCGTCGCGCTGGGTGCCGTCGCGTTGTCGCTGCAGCCGCTGAACATGGCGATCGCCGAGTTTGCCCGTCTGTACGCCTCCGAATTCCAGCTGGCCCCGCTGGAGCCGCTGGCGATGGCGCTGCTGCTGGCCCTGTCCGCCGGCCTGGGGCTGGTCGGTGCGGCGCTGTCGGTG